From a single Drosophila sulfurigaster albostrigata strain 15112-1811.04 chromosome 3, ASM2355843v2, whole genome shotgun sequence genomic region:
- the LOC133845165 gene encoding uncharacterized protein LOC133845165 produces the protein MQPKSRYRKEKLVADDSLSQSSQESYRKDVDARNKYLICILLIVGLGLCLIAAGIYMVIWLIKGPSVEVHMETEVEVSLSREEMESDFNFTLETFGKLSDGFEISEGGRGCQELYCRIACANNEDLYAEADTAMSGSKCEVFTSLIVANQTGLTLQNKWIDSNATALKIVVTESEIDKIKTGAFAAAMFAKVFHMNWSNLKLTDLSNGALLGLYSLRKLEIDFHLPDISMTLLQPVQLTLTHLRINAGISFNSQLDVFDNIYLEKLIHLDLSHNTFTGPLSKRLFSGTPNVTYLLLKYCAITSIEDSAFEDLSDKLVFVDLKHNLLTQMSENVLRIAGKRLLLELEPNNWNCNCQLRSMVDFYNKNKSLFISIPYCRLPYNLYGKLFDDIESDELNCVLDSELPGNFTSDTTSEITVADRADELDLPTESTFSHQVATESPTKSSTYGAILQFTCSEAIDYEKTTRQYSEERVKRSSNSKVTDSYFVFEPPVYDLILELYENRSVRASIEGYVSSDQLNIIWFSDEWEGSLIRNASSTDYVCMQYEEPYLLVDPLLQNHTYTFCMIPSDSLVISPLLCQPLHVPQTRETDDSDDVWIAESEKQFTIAMLCLIFFVSTVFGAIFAYLGLKSFPNLLEGSKNVLVVKKVEKACYVSTITDSEYIKTPLSKSSSRNTKQTIDYEMPKQFKKVPSESCTINKCMDRPGSPPPLPKRNSTVSETMDPKLKVQK, from the exons ATGCAGCCGAAAAGCAGGTATCGCAAGGAGAAACTCGTCGCTGATGACAGCCTCTCCCAAAg TTCTCAAGAATCGTACCGAAAGGATGTTGACGcgagaaataaatatttaatttgcattttgttaattgttgGCCTCGGACTATGTCTGATTGCTGCTGGTATCTACATGGTAATATGGTTGATAAAAGGACCCAGTGTTGAGGTTCACATGGAAACCGAAGTGGAAGTCAGTCTGAGCCGCGAAGAAATGGAAtctgatttcaatttcacattAGAAACATTTGg AAAACTGTCAGATGGTTTTGAGATAAGTGAGGGTGGACGCGGTTGTCAAGAATTATACTGTCGCATTGCGTGCGCCAACAATGAGGATCTTTATGCAGAGGCGGACACGGCCATGAGTGGCAGCAAGTGTGAAGTGTTCACCTCGCTGATAGTCGCCAATCAAACCGGATTAACGCTACAAAACAAATGGATAGACTCCAATGCCACAGCCCTCAAAATTGTGGTGACTGAAAGTGAAATtgataaaatcaaaacaggtGCATTCGCAGCAGCAATGTTTGCCAAAGTATTCCACATGAATTGGTCCAATCTAAAGCTGACGGACCTCAGCAATGGAGCACTACTTGGCCTGTATTCGCTGAGGAAGCTGGAAATTGACTTTCACCTGCCGGACATCAGCATGACATTGTTGCAGCCCGTTCAGCTGACTTTGACGCATCTGAGGATCAATGCGGGAATATCGTTCAACAGCCAACTTGATGTCTTCGATAACATATATTTGGAGAAACTAATTCACCTCGATCTGAGTCACAACACCTTCACTGGGCCGCTCAGTAAGCGTCTCTTCAGTGGAACTCCGAATGTGACTTATTTGCTTCTGAAATATTGCGCCATAACATCGATCGAGGACAGCGCCTTTGAGGATCTCTCTGACAAGTTGGTGTTTGTTGACCTCAAGCATAATTTGCTTACGCAGATGAGTGAGAACGTGCTTCGCATCGCCGGCAAGCGATTGCTACTCGAACTGGAGCCCAATAACTGGAACTGCAATTGCCAGCTGCGTTCCATGGTcgatttttacaataaaaataaaagtctCTTCATAAGCATTCCTTACTGTCGCCTGCCCTACAATCTATACGGTAAACTCTTTGACGATATCGAATCGGATGAGCTAAATTGTGTTCTGGATAGTGAATTGCCTGGCAACTTTACCTCGGACACAACAAGCGAAATAACTGTTGCTGACAGAGCCGACGAGCTGGACTTGCCCACAGAGTCTACTTTTTCCCACCAGGTCGCCACAGAGTCGCCAACCAAATCGAGTACATATGGCGCCATATTGCAGTTCACTTGCTCAGAGGCTATCGATTACGAGAAGACCACGCGGCAGTATTCCGAGGAACGCGTCAAGCGGAGTAGTAACAGTAAGGTAACTGATTCTTACTTTGTATTCGAGCCACCAGTCTACGATTTGATCTTGGAACTCTATGAGAATCGCAGCGTGCGCGCTTCTATTGAGGGATATGTGAGCTCGGATCAGCTGAACATCATTTGGTTTTCGGATGAATGGGAAGGCAGTTTAATAAGGAATGCATCCAGCACGGACTACGTCTGCATGCAGTATGAGGAACCTTATTTACTTGTCGATCCCCTGCTACAGAATCACACCTACACCTTCTGCATGATACCCTCGGATAGCTTGGTCATATCTCCACTGCTCTGTCAGCCTCTGCATGTGCCTCAGACTAGAGAGACTGACGATTCGGATGACGTTTGGATTGCCGAGAGCGAAAAGCAATTTACCATCGCGATGCTCTGTCTGATTTTCTTTGTTTCCACCGTTTTCGGAGCTATATTCGCATATCTGGGCCTGAAGAGCTTTCCTAATCTTTTGGAGGGTTCCAAGAATGTGCTGGTCGTGAAGAAAGTTGAGAAGGCGTGTTATGTCTCAACCATAACGGATTCAGAGTACATCAAAACACCGCTTAGCAAGAGCTCTTCGAGAAATACAAAGCAA
- the LOC133845347 gene encoding uncharacterized protein LOC133845347 gives MNMFKSKSFDLNNEENTKRTEHLYQPRRIRWMKYIVIPLTIAFVLLLIVCNIDFSSEQSQTNTSFVESAKWCTADNSCDKNVSNLLMNKNWKDSLLLRLENYNFPEGIISSEVLTTEYSLKSLEVINCSVNYIMDDVFNQPNLRSLLEMELVNTELKNLTKSTFQGLEELRNFTLINVRTSMHCESFMTPLANNLTAATIHQLYSSHSIYKPSDYFGIAIYSNLKSLNLKGNNFGEILETGWFNNMPALKSLSLADCRFNSIDFDINTNSFGRLKFLDLSGNQLLRLNAQIVTNPMDKILHLKLAKYSKTATTLPASTVAVAKRAIFEDSVTSAFDEDTPKFQSKSTSGSTVPLDTTSVTAAIDETPPSSDITDIMCLNTAKDTVSNFSMSCNAAITIVDQAETTINIILTQVDFDDWALVYFSDENDINCVEKEDKSVQFTDNISITVNDLSCATSYVFCLLQDNKTSPLNCLSHHTLDCIAVVSRSSWFEKNSVLIISLGTVGILVFVALGGGATYAILWHRPSWLCGSNRLKRAARDSLTMLLLPQNYEHNIYSAIRKENDGDAIGDYMTYYRHLEQTKLYQTESNKYNVPPQESAPPAPNPKGHTYASFDLYEELI, from the exons ATGAACATGTTTAAATCAAAATCCTTTGATCTAAACAATGAggaaaacacaaaacgaacGGAGCATCTCTATCAACCGCGTCGCATACGTTGGATGAAGTATATTGTGATTCCATTGACCATAGCCTTTGTTCTCCTCTTGATCGTCTGCAACATAGACTTTTCGTCTGAGCAATCACAAACAAATACCAGCTTTGTGGAGTCTGCCAAATGGTGCACAGCTGATAATAGTTGCGATAAAAACGTAAGCAATTTActaatgaataaaaattgGAAGGATTCTCTACTGCTTCGACTTGAGAACTACAACTTTCCAGAAGGAATTATTTCCAGCGAGGTTTTGACAACTGAATACAGCTTAAAGAGCTTAGAGGTTATCAATTGCTCCGTAAACTATATTATGGATGATGTGTTCAATCAACCCAATTTACGCAGCCTGCTTGAAATGGAGCTAGTTAACACGGAACTCAAAAACTTAACAAAAAGCACATTTCAAGGACTTGAAGAGCTTCGCAATTTTACGCTAATCAATGTGAGGACATCAATGCATTGCGAAAGTTTCATGACGCCCCTCGCCAACAATCTCACTGCAGCAACAATTCACCAGCTGTACAGTAGTCACTCGATATACAAACCCAGCGATTACTTTGGCATTGCTATCTACTCCAATCTAAAAAGCTTGAATCTTAAAGGAAATAATTTCGGGGAAATACTGGAAACTGGTTGGTTTAATAATATGCCAGCTCTTAAATCATTAAGCTTAGCTGATTGTCGATTTAACAGCATTGATTTCGacataaacacaaacagcTTTGGAAGACTAAAGTTCTTAGATCTCAGTGGAAACCAACTGCTTAGACTAAACGCTCAGATTGTAACGAATCCGATGGACAAAATCCTTCACTTGAAGCTCGCAAAATACAGTAAGACTGCGACAACACTTCCAGCAAGCACTGTAGCTGTTGCAAAACGTGCTATTTTTGAGGATTCTGTAACAAGTGCTTTTGATGAAGACACACCTAAATTTCAGAGCAAGAGCACTTCAGGCTCAACTGTGCCCCTCGACACTACTTCAGTGACTGCTGCGATAGATGAGACGCCACCATCATCAGACATTACGGATATCATGTGCTTGAACACCGCTAAAGATACCGTTAGCAACTTTTCGATGAGCTGCAatgcagcaataacaattgtGGATCAAGCTGAGACTACGATTAACATTATTCTAACCCAAGTTGACTTTGATGATTGGGCATTGGTTTACTTCTCAGATGAGAATGACATCAATTGTGTGGAGAAGGAAGACAAGAGTGTGCAATTCACCGACAATATATCGATAACAGTGAACGATCTGAGCTGCGCCACATCCTACGTCTTCTGTTTGCTGCAAGACAACAAAACATCGCCACTTAATTGTCTATCACATCATACGCTGGACTGTATAGCGGTTGTGTCGAGATCATCCTGGTTTGAGAAGAACAGTGTGCTCATTATAAGTCTGGGCACTGTGGGAATTTTGGTGTTTGTGGCTCTCGGCGGAGGCGCCACCTACGCCATTCTGTGGCACCGTCCGAGTTGGCTGTGTGGCAGCAATCGCTTGAAGCGTGCGGCGCGGGATTCACTCACAATGCTGCTACTGCCGCAGAACTATGAACACAATATATACAGTGCGATAAG AAAGGAGAATGACGGCGATGCGATTGGCGATTACATGACGTACTATCGACATTTAGAGCAGACGAAACTCTACCAAACCGAGTCCAATAAATACAATGTTCCGCCCCAAGAAAGCGCTCCCCCCGCCCCCAATCCAAAAGGTCACACCTACGCAAGTTTTGATTTATACGAGGAACTAATTTGA
- the LOC133840528 gene encoding troponin C isoform X1, translating into MGNTTMDELTKEQIALLRNAFNAFDPEKNGYINTTMVGTILSMLGHQLDDATLAEIIAEVDEDGSGQIEFEEFTTLAARFLVEEDAEAMMAELKEAFRLYDKEGNGYITTGVLREILRELDDKLTNDDLDMMIEEIDSDGSGTVDFDEFMEVMTGGDD; encoded by the exons ATGGGCAACACAACGATG GACGAACTAACAAAGGAACAGATTGCTC TGCTTCGCAATGCATTCAATGCATTCGATCCGGAGAAGAATGGATACATCAACACCACCATGGTTGGCACCATCCTGAGCATGTTGGGCCACCAGCTGGATGATGCGACATTGGCTGAAATCATTGCTGAGGTGGATGAGGATGGTTCCGGCCAGATTGAGTTCGAGGAGTTCACAACGTTGGCTGCCCGTTTCCTCGTTGAGGAGGATGCCGAAGCCATGATGGCCGAGCTGAAGGAGGCCTTCAGGTTGTACGACAAGGAGGGCAATGGCTACATTACAACCGGCGTTCTGCGCGAGATTCTTCGCGAGTTGGACGACAAGCTGACAAACGATGATCTCGACATGATGATTGAGGAAATTGATTCTGATGGTTCCGGCACCGTGGACTTTGATG AATTCATGGAGGTGATGACTGGTGGTGATGACTAA
- the LOC133840528 gene encoding troponin C isoform X3, with product MQDELTKEQIALLRNAFNAFDPEKNGYINTTMVGTILSMLGHQLDDATLAEIIAEVDEDGSGQIEFEEFTTLAARFLVEEDAEAMMAELKEAFRLYDKEGNGYITTGVLREILRELDDKLTNDDLDMMIEEIDSDGSGTVDFDEFMEVMTGGDD from the exons ATGCAG GACGAACTAACAAAGGAACAGATTGCTC TGCTTCGCAATGCATTCAATGCATTCGATCCGGAGAAGAATGGATACATCAACACCACCATGGTTGGCACCATCCTGAGCATGTTGGGCCACCAGCTGGATGATGCGACATTGGCTGAAATCATTGCTGAGGTGGATGAGGATGGTTCCGGCCAGATTGAGTTCGAGGAGTTCACAACGTTGGCTGCCCGTTTCCTCGTTGAGGAGGATGCCGAAGCCATGATGGCCGAGCTGAAGGAGGCCTTCAGGTTGTACGACAAGGAGGGCAATGGCTACATTACAACCGGCGTTCTGCGCGAGATTCTTCGCGAGTTGGACGACAAGCTGACAAACGATGATCTCGACATGATGATTGAGGAAATTGATTCTGATGGTTCCGGCACCGTGGACTTTGATG AATTCATGGAGGTGATGACTGGTGGTGATGACTAA
- the LOC133840528 gene encoding troponin C isoform X2 encodes MSDELTKEQIALLRNAFNAFDPEKNGYINTTMVGTILSMLGHQLDDATLAEIIAEVDEDGSGQIEFEEFTTLAARFLVEEDAEAMMAELKEAFRLYDKEGNGYITTGVLREILRELDDKLTNDDLDMMIEEIDSDGSGTVDFDEFMEVMTGGDD; translated from the exons ATGAGT GACGAACTAACAAAGGAACAGATTGCTC TGCTTCGCAATGCATTCAATGCATTCGATCCGGAGAAGAATGGATACATCAACACCACCATGGTTGGCACCATCCTGAGCATGTTGGGCCACCAGCTGGATGATGCGACATTGGCTGAAATCATTGCTGAGGTGGATGAGGATGGTTCCGGCCAGATTGAGTTCGAGGAGTTCACAACGTTGGCTGCCCGTTTCCTCGTTGAGGAGGATGCCGAAGCCATGATGGCCGAGCTGAAGGAGGCCTTCAGGTTGTACGACAAGGAGGGCAATGGCTACATTACAACCGGCGTTCTGCGCGAGATTCTTCGCGAGTTGGACGACAAGCTGACAAACGATGATCTCGACATGATGATTGAGGAAATTGATTCTGATGGTTCCGGCACCGTGGACTTTGATG AATTCATGGAGGTGATGACTGGTGGTGATGACTAA
- the LOC133843912 gene encoding troponin C, isoallergen Bla g 6.0201: MAEGEYDKDQLRILRNAFKAFDLEGTGSIDHSDVSNILEILGQKLEPPAVKALIKEVDKGTTGKLNFSQFCKLAARFIEVEEDQGALQAELKEAFRVYDKEGKGYLTVATLRGILHELDDKISSQDLDSIIEEIDADGSGTVDFDEFMQVMTG, translated from the exons ATG GCAGAGGGCGAGTACGACAAGGATCAACTGAGAA TTCTCCGCAATGCCTTCAAGGCATTCGATCTGGAGGGCACTGGCTCCATCGATCACTCCGACGTCTcaaacattttggaaattctCGGCCAGAAACTGGAACCGCCGGCAGTCAAGGCCCTCATCAAGGAGGTCGATAAGGGCACAACgggtaaattaaatttcagcCAGTTCTGCAAGCTGGCAGCTCGTTTCATCGAGGTCGAGGAGGATCAAGGCGCACTCCAGGCGGAACTCAAGGAAGCATTCCGTGTGTACGACAAGGAGGGCAAGGGCTACCTAACCGTGGCCACCCTGCGCGGCATTCTCCATGAGCTCGACGACAAGATCTCCAGCCAAGACTTGGACTCGATCATCGAGGAGATCGATGCCGATGGCTCCGGCACAGTTGATTTCGATG AGTTTATGCAAGTGATGACAG GATAA
- the LOC133844021 gene encoding venom peptide CtAPI yields MELSAVNLGYLLAIIQVVTGHLHGFLNECKANDIKVDCIPECPRICMEHLQIRKCKPIPCTPGCACKEGWVRKGSNTGPCIRRADCKRWIL; encoded by the exons ATGGAGCTCAGTGCTGTAAACTTAGGATATTTGTTGGCAATCATCCAGGTGGTGACTGGGCATCTGCATGGGTTTCTTAACG AGTGCAAGGCGAACGACATTAAGGTCGATTGCATACCCGAATGTCCTAGGATATGCATGGAACATCTGCAGATACGCAAGTGCAAGCCCATCCCTTGCACTCCTGGCTGTGCTTGCAAGGAAGGCTGGGTGCGAAAAGGCTCCAATACAGGACCGTGCATTAGACGTGCCGATTGCAAGCGTTGGATACTGTAA